One window of the Thunnus albacares chromosome 3, fThuAlb1.1, whole genome shotgun sequence genome contains the following:
- the LOC122979061 gene encoding nuclear distribution protein nudE homolog 1-B-like, which yields MVEPSTHKFASLEEELGFWKEQAERHQQRADEAQEELQEFQQMSRDYEAELETELKQCEGRNKELLLDNNRLRMELDNIKEKYESQHSDALRHISTMEEDLAETRAVRDHLQKYIRELEQSNDDLERTKRATIMSLEDFEQRMNHVIERNAFLESELDEKENLLESVQRLKDEARDLRQELAVRQKERRPSSSLGKDTDRSDLSTASNPTIPVTPSKPISSFVTPPASSIRRGDGLTGTPLTTSARISALNIVGELLRKVGNLETKLASCRDFVYDTSVSRPALPAGPGSPSALEGAPEVQATSMSPPPQYDSLVKRLEFGPAPPRGLSQGTQSPQGGVKILL from the exons atGGTAGAGCCATCAACACACAAGTTTGCGTCCTTAGAAGAGGAGCTGGGCTTCTGGAAggagcaggcagagagacacCAGCAAAG GGCTGATGAGGCAcaagaggagctgcaggagtTTCAGCAGATGAGTCGAGACTATGAGGCAGAACTGGAAACTGAGCTGAAGCAGTGTGAGGGCCGGAACAAAGAGCTGCTTTTAGACAACAACCGACTCCGCATGGAACTGGACAACATAAAG GAGAAATACGAGTCCCAGCATTCTGATGCTTTGAGGCACATCTCGACCATGGAGGAAGATCTAGCAGAGACCCGAGCAGTCAGAGATCATCTACAGAAATACATCAGAGAGCTTGAACAGTCCAATGATGACCTAGAGAGGACAAAAAG GGCTACCATCATGTCTCTTGAGGACTTTGAGCAGCGCATGAACCACGTCATTGAGAGGAATGCCTTTCTAGAAAGTGAGCTGGATGAGAAAGAGAACCTGCTTGAGTCTGTTCAGAGGCTCAAAGACGAAGCCAgag ACCTTCGTCAGGAGCTAGCTGTACGCCAGAAGGAAAGACGGCCCTCCAGCAGCCTGGGCAAAGACACAGATCGATCAGATCTGTCCACAGCTAGTAACCCAACCATCCCCGTCACACCCTCCAAACCTATTAGCTCATTTGTCACGCCCCCTGCTTCCAGCATCCGACGAG GTGATGGTCTAACAGGGACTCCCCTCACTACGTCTGCTAGAATATCTGCACTAAACATCGTGGGGGAGCTGCTGAGAAAAGTTGGA AATCTGGAGACCAAATTGGCATCATGTCGAGACTTTGTGTATGACACATCTGTCAGCAGACCGGCACTTCCGGCTGGCCCTGGTAGTCCTTCTGCTTTAGAAGGAGCCCCTGAGGTCCAAGCTACCAGTATGAGCCCGCCTCCTCAGTACGACAG TTTAGTGAAGCGGTTAGAGTTTGGACCAGCTCCTCCGAGAGGGCTCTCCCAGGGCACCCAGTCTCCACAGGGAGGAGTCAAGATCCTGctatga